A genomic window from Vicia villosa cultivar HV-30 ecotype Madison, WI unplaced genomic scaffold, Vvil1.0 scaffold8, whole genome shotgun sequence includes:
- the LOC131643239 gene encoding uncharacterized protein LOC131643239 gives MDHASTSNQKVSVGSHYQDNDDSNSDNNLNSSNSSDSDEDSVPTQLQEAHLQEYYDIGDQKYECVHCQACMWYQQKVNRHKITATPRFHRCCRGGKIVLPFLEQPPQVLQDLLFNKTYSDSKNYQANIRTYNAMFSFTSPGMKFDTTYSKRGGPPTLRLQGQTCHRIGTLLPETGKAPQYAQLYIYDTDNEVEHRIKCFKDNKGIERPVVNKLKMMLDEHNVHAKAFRMARDVLRTNSFTHLKLRLISDRCEDDRVYNKPTVSEVAALIVGDIDSADKRDILIQRRNGGLQRIDEFHPAYLAYQYPLIFPYGEDGYRKNIMHRYCHETEVTRKNRQSIKDWFSYRLQQRHKEAKTLLYSRRLFQQFLVDGYAMMESERLNWLRDNQSKLRVGKYNNLTTQTDGDRRNEHQKRGKRVVLPSTFVGSKRYMDQLYFDGMAISSRLGFPDLFVTFTCNPNWPEIKRALSGTGLQPHDRPDIISKVFKIKFDTLMEDITKRHVVGKVIAYMYTIEFQKRGLPHAHILIFLHPQSKYPTPSDIDNIISAKIPDPTVHPILYKLVKAHMMHGPCGLARMNSQCMNNGRCSKYYPKKFIEHTIVDAEGYPLYVSPSEACWRIYSYNIHGIKPAVERMFYHLVGEKPIYYTDYARMENVLETASVTGSMFTAWLVANAKYEEARTLTYDQFVSKFVYHKKQREWKPRKKGFTIGRLIWVPPTAGELFYLRMMLTVAKGPTTYEEIRTVDNI, from the exons ATGGATCATGCATCTACCTCAAATCAAAAGGTGTCAGTTGGGTCTCATTATCAGGACAATGATGACTCCAACtctgacaataatttaaattcttcTAATAGTTCCGACTCTGACGAGGATTCAGTGCCGACACAATTACAGGAGGCCCATCTTCAAG AATATTACGATATTGGCGACCAAAAATATGAATGCGTACACTGCCAggcatgtatgtggtaccaacaAAAAGTGAATAGACACAAAATTACAGCAACTCCTCGCTTTCATCGTTGCTGCCGTGGAGGAAAAATTGTTCTCCCATTCCTTGAACAACCTCCACAGGTGTTGCAAGATCttctatttaataaaacatattcgGATAGTAAAAACTACCAGGCTAACATACGAACATACAACGCAATGTTCTCATTCACCTCCCCCGGAATGAAGTTCGACACAACATACTCTAAAAGAGGAGGACCCCCTACTTTGAGACTGCAGGGTCAGACCTGCCATCGAATTGGTACATTACTGCCAGAAACCGGGAAAGCTCCGCAATATGCTCAATTATACATCTACGACACGGACAATGAAGTTGAACACAGAATAAAATGTTTCAA GGACAACAAAGGCATCGAGCGCCCCGTTGTCAATAAGCTCAAGATGATGTTAGATGAGCACAATGTTCATGCCAAAGCTTTTCGAATGGCAAGGGATGTTTTAAGGACAAATTCTTTCACACATTTAAAACTCAGGCTTATTTCTGATAGATGCGAAGATGACCGTGTTTACAACAAACCTACTGTCTCAGAAGTGGCTGCACTCATTGTGGGAGACATTGATTCTGCTGATAAAAGGGACATCTTAATTCAGCGCCGCAATGGTGGTTTGCAACGAATAGATGAGTTTCACCCAGCATATTTGGCTTATCAGTATCCTCTTATATTTCCTTATGGGGAAGATGGTTACAGGAAAAATATAATGCACAGATATTGCCATGAAACTGAGGTCACTAGGAAAAACCGTCAAAGCATTAAGGATTGGTTTTCTTACCGGTTACAACAACGTCACAAAGAGGCAAAAACACTACTTTACTCAAGACGTCTATTTCAACAATTCTTAGTCGACGGTTATGCTATGATGGAATCCGAACGACTGAATTGGTTGAGGGATAATCAATCGAAGTTAAGAGTGGGCAAATATAATAATTTGACCACTCAAACTGATGGTGATAGAAGAAATGAACACCAAAAGCGAGGAAAACGAGTTGTTTTGCCATCAACATTTGTTGGTAGCAAGAGATATATGGATCAACTATATTTTGACGGTATGGCCATTTCAAGTCGATTGGGATTCCCTGATTTATTTGTTACATTTACCTGCAACCCAAATTGGCCTGAAATTAAAAGAGCATTGTCAGGAACAGGCCTACAACCCCATGATAGGCCAGATATCATttcaaaagttttcaaaataaagTTTGATACCCTCATGGAGGATATTACAAAACGCCATGTCGTCGGAAAAGTGATTGCAT ATATGTACACCATTGAATTCCAAAAGCGGGGATTGCCACATGCGCACATATTGATATTCCTACACCCACAGAGCAAATACCCAACACCATCTGACATAGACAACATCATTTCTGCTAAAATTCCCGACCCGACTGTTCATCCCATTTTATACAAGTTGGTTAAGGCACATATGATGCATGGACCCTGTGGCCTCGCGCGCATGAACTCACAATGTATGAATAATGGACGCTGTTCTAAATACTATCCCAAAAAGTTTATTGAACACACTATTGTTGATGCAGAGGGATATCCACT GTATGTCTCTCCCAGTGAAGCATGCTGGCGCATTTACTCTTACAATATTCATGGCATAAAACCAGCTGTGGAACGTATGTTCTATCATTTGGTTGGGGAGAAACCTATCTACTATACAGATTATGCACGCATGGAAAATGTGCTGGAAACTGCAAGTGTGACTGGATCAATGTTTACTGCATGGCTGGTGGCAAATGCTAAATATGAAGAGGCACGAACATTAACTTATGATCAATTTGTCTCAAAGTTTGTTTATCACAAAAAACAGAGAGAATGGAAACCTCGGAAAAAAGGCTTCACCATTGGACGTCTCATATGGGTTCCGCCAACAGCTGGTGAACTGTTTTACCTACGCATGATGTTGACGGTGGCAAAAGGACCAACAACTTATGAGGAAATTAGGACCGTGGATAACATCTAG